The Impatiens glandulifera unplaced genomic scaffold, dImpGla2.1, whole genome shotgun sequence genomic interval ttataatacattgaaataaaaatattagagaattttataatataaaaatattatttttgtgttatatcCTATTTTCCTCTCATTAGTTTCGGTTCATTtctagttttttatattaatgttcTAATTTTCATTCACTCATATTCTATTTTGAAACTTGTTTAAATCCACTTAAACTCATTCTCCAATTATCATAtcacaaaaattaaaacaaaatcttaCTTACAGAAGCTTGGGGACTTGATCAGCAGTTGCGCCAGACAGAAAGAAATTCTCATTTCCAATCTCTTCTCTTATTTGCTGCGATAACTCACTTCCTGGAATAAGCATCTCCGCAACAGATACATTGTAATTCGGGACAAACACAACctgaatcattatttttttatgtcagTTTAGTGTCTCTTTATGCCAATACCATTCACAAGTTTAACAATTTACCTTCAAATAGTTGTTGACCTGTGGATCAGTATTTACCACAGCACCAACATCATTCACAAGTTTAACAATCCTTTTTGCATTTGTATATGTTGCAAATGCTTTTCCTCCAATAATCACTGTTCTTGGGGTTTGTTGTATTTTTCCTCTCTTCATCCCTCATTTCTTATCCACCAACCAATCACAACCCAAGGTTTACAACAAGTGCAACAGGAGGAGAGTGGTCAAAATACTCACAATTAAGTAATTAAAGgtcaaaatttaatttgggtgacataaaaatgttaatattatgataattttgcatatatattatcttatattttaataattatttttattttattattacaataagAAGTCTGGTTTAGACTCATAATCACATTTTGGACAACCTAAATTCTAGTTGTATACGATAGAATCTTAAACGACCAATTTAATACTGAATTTTTCAGTCtttcaaactaaataataataacctataaaattaggttatgatatacaatttatatgatatataatttatataattgctaaatttcaataatatttaaacaataGTGTCTTAAAAAAACGCATACTCCATTATTTAggtttaatttatgatttttttagaaaaattgaaCTCCACACGACTCTACATATTAGTgatacttaataattttaaattcataaaattttccTTAGAAATATTTGTATAGAATTTGCTTACTTATTTCTCAACATTAAATGGACACGCTAAAGAGaataaatgattatttgtatcagTTGAATGTATAAGCGTTGCAAATTTAGTATTCATGTCTTTTAGAGGTGGTTGTTACaattaattcaattcaatattttttagatGGCCcaagttcaaaataaaaaaccaaataatatataattaacaataaaaaaaaaaataaatagtcttctcacaaaatagataaacaaataaaatgaactatcaaaaaatcaaataaattaataattttctcacaAAATAGATTcccttgatgcttaatgcttaatgcttgatgcttgatgcttgatgcttgatgcttgatgacgtgtgtttgattagacgtgagcatccatttgctcatgacgtaagaacgtctaacgtctattagacgtgttcgtctaatcg includes:
- the LOC124918398 gene encoding alpha-glucan phosphorylase 2, cytosolic-like, which encodes MKRGKIQQTPRTVIIGGKAFATYTNAKRIVKLVNDVGAVVNTDPQVNNYLKVVFVPNYNVSVAEMLIPGSELSQQIREEIGNENFFLSGATADQVPKLL